A section of the Pseudomonas sp. FP453 genome encodes:
- the aroQ gene encoding type II 3-dehydroquinate dehydratase → MATFLVLHGPNLNLLGTREPGVYGAVTLEQINLDLERRAREAGHHLLYLQSNAEYELIDRIHAARGEGVDFILINPAAFTHTSVALRDALLAVSIPFIEVHLSNVHKREAFRHHSYFSDVAVGVICGLGASGYRLALEAALEHIEQPAKCP, encoded by the coding sequence AACCTGAACCTGCTCGGCACCCGTGAACCGGGCGTCTACGGGGCAGTGACCCTGGAACAGATCAACCTCGATCTGGAACGCCGGGCCCGTGAAGCCGGCCACCATCTGCTCTACCTGCAAAGCAACGCCGAGTACGAATTGATTGATCGCATCCATGCCGCGCGCGGCGAAGGCGTGGACTTTATCCTGATCAATCCCGCCGCTTTTACGCATACAAGCGTTGCATTACGTGACGCGCTGCTGGCGGTGAGCATCCCATTCATCGAAGTGCATTTGTCCAACGTGCACAAACGCGAAGCTTTCCGCCATCACTCCTACTTCTCCGATGTAGCGGTAGGTGTGATCTGCGGCCTTGGCGCCAGCGGTTACCGACTGGCCCTGGAGGCCGCCCTGGAACACATTGAACAACCGGCCAAGTGCCCCTGA